Part of the Gemmatimonadota bacterium genome is shown below.
GGGATTCGAACCCTCGAGAGCTTTCGCCCAAACGCCTTAGCAGGGCGCCGCCTTAAGCCACTCGGCCACCTCTCCAAGGGTCGGCAGAAGCCTCCCCTCCCGCGCGTCGGGCCCGCTCGGGCCGTTACGCGCACAAACGTTTCCGCGGAAACGTCCCAATCTCCCATTCCTCACGGGAACGCCCGAGTCGGACGTCCCCGTGGGAACGGTCAGTTGCCCGTTCCACGGGAACGGAACAGTTGCCCCTCCTGGGATCGAACCAGGACTCTCCTGATCCAGAATCAGGCGTGTTGCCAGTTACACCAAGGGGCATTTGAACTGCGGCTTTTGGCGCATCTCGGCGTCGCTGCTCGTCGGGGCTCCCTGCGGCGTACAGTAGTACGCCTCGGTCGGCCCCTCCTCGCGCTCCTTGACCTGCGCCAAAATCCTTGTTCAAAATCCTGCAACTGCCGCGGCAGCGGGGCCGCGCCTTGCGGCGCGATGCCCCTTCCGCCGGGCAGGGGACCTGCATCGCGGGGCCGCCGGCGGACCGTGCCTGCGGCACGAGTCCTTCGGCACTGCCGCCATGTCTGGCGGGGCCACTAGGACCGCGCCTTCGGCGCGAGTCCTTCCGCTTCAAGCGGGCGACCGGGCTCGAACCGGCGACCCTCAGCTTGGGAAGCTGATGCTCTACCAACTGAGCTACGCCCGCGGAGTCGGCCATTCGCCACAGCGGCGGCCGCCACCGAGAGCCACCTGTCGGATTTGAACCGACGACCCCGTCATTACGAATGACGTGCTCTACCACTGAGCTAAGGTGGCAGTCCAGTCCTGCCCTGCAGTGGAGCTGAGGGGACTCGAACCCCTGGCCTCCTGGGTGCGATCCAGGCGCTCTCCCAGCTGAGCTACAGCCCCAATTCTGATTCCCATACCCGCCTGCTGGTCGCGGGTCACCAGCCAGTGGGCGCGAGAGGACTCGAACCTCTGGCCTCTACGATGTCAACGTAGCGCTCTAACCAACTGAGCTACGCGCCCTGGTGGTGGGGGAAGGATTCGAACCTTCGTAGGCCTGAGCCAGCAGATTTACAGTCTGCCCCGTTTGGCCGCTTCGGTACCCCACCGATCCGTCTCGGCCGTTGCCTGGCCCGTGGCCTACGCGCCGCGCGGCCCATCCGGCGGACCGCTCCGCCGAGTGTTCATGCGCCCGGAGGGAGTCGAACCCCCAACCTCCTGATCCGTAGTCAGGCACTCTGTCCAATTGAGCTACGGGCGCAAATTGTTCTCCGTTTCCAGCGAACCCGCTGTCGCTAGACCCAGGCTTTCCCCAGCGACTCCACTTTCCGCCGAAGGCGCGCGAAGCGCCGCCGCTCTCCCCACTCCCCGAGCTTTTCGCCGAGTATCGTGACGCAGGTCAAGGCGCGCGAGGAGCCGCGACCGAGGCGTACTCAAGTACGCCGCAGGAAGCGGCGACGAGCAGCAACGCCGAGATGCGTCACGAGACGAAGGCGAAAAGTGCCCACGACAGGACTCGAACCTGTACGCCGTTTCCGGCACTGGTCCCTCAAACCAGCCTGTCTACCAGTTTCAGCACGTGGGCGTCGTCCACCGAACTGCCATGCATGCTCGGAGAGGGATTCGAACCCTCACGAGGTTGCCCCCACAGGATCCTGAATCCTGCGCGTCTACCAATTCCGCCATCCGAGCCTCCCACCAACGGAGCCGCCGGGCGCCATCGGCGACGGCCCACACGATGGAGCTGAGGGGAGTCGAACCCCTGACCTCCTGAATGCCATTCAGGCGCTCTCCCAACTGAGCTACAGCCCCAATCAATCGCCCCCGGCGTGGAGCCCGTTCCGGCGCTCCGCCGGGCGTCGATCACCTGACCCGTGTTGTCAAACAGTGGTTGCTACGGGGCTGACGGGACTTGAACCCGCGACCTCCGGTGTGACAGACCGGCACTCTAACCAAACTGAGCTACAGCCCCCTGCAACGCCGCGCGTCTACCGACGCTGCGGGCGTTTGTTCCAGAGCGGGCAACCGGACTCGAACCGGCGACCTTCTGCATGGCAAGCAGACGCTCTACCAACTGAGCTATGCCCGCGCTCTGTGGCGATCCGCTTCCCGCATGGACCGCCCCTTCAGTACAGCGCCCCCAAGGGGAATCGAACCCCTGCTACCAGATTGAAAGCCTGGTGTCCTAGCCGTTAGACGATGGGGGCCGACCCCTCTCGGCCCCCGAACCTCGGCGACCGCTATCCGACAGGTCCGGAGGGACTCGAACCCCCAACCCCCGGTTTTGGAGACCGGTGCTCTACCAGTTGAGCTACGGACCTAACGAGCCTGTCAATCAAGTGGCCAGGGACGGAATTGAACCGCCGACACCGCGATTTTCAGTCGCGTGCTCTACCAACTGAGCTACCTGGCCGCTGGCCTCGTAGAACAGCCCGCCGAAGCTGCTGCGCTCGGGCGGGCCGTCCGGACCGTCTCTGCCGCGCGGAGTCCCGTTTCCAGGCGCGCGAGCCCCGATCCAGAGGAACCGGGGCTCGTGAAAATAGCGGGGGCGGGATTCGAACCCGCGACCTCCGGGTTATGAGCCCGGCGAGCTACCAGACTGCTCCACCCCGCGACAAGTCAGGCCGAAAAGAATAAACCTGGCCCGGAGGAGTGTCAAGCAATCCGACGTGCCCGAAAAGCCCCTCGCCGCGCGACAGAAAAACGCCCATCCCGGGCGTCGTCGAGACAGCAGAGACCCCGAAAAACAACCCTGGAGGAGTGACCGTGTTCCGTGCATCCGCCGTCGTCGTAGCGCTCGTCCTCGGCCTCGCCGCCTGCAGCCCCGAGCCCACCGCCCGTTCCGAGGTCCCCAGCCTGCTCACGCGCCTGGCGGAGGAAGGGTGTCCGGTCCCCGACCAGATGGCTTCGCCGGAGTGGGAGGAGGTCCGAGGCTCGGCCTTTCGGTTCCGCTTGCCGGAGGGATTCACCCAGGTCGTCGTCCAGCCCATCGACTCGGAGACGGCGCTCTTCGTGTCCTCGAGCGGCCACATCACGTACGACTTCGGGCCCTATTCCTCGGGCTTCGTCGGCGCCTCCGTCGAGGGTCGCATGATCATCGCCGAGTGCGAGACAACCATCGGGGGGCGCACCGCGCAGTTGGGCCTCTTTCGAGACTTCGGCGAGCTGAGGGTTGCTGCCTGGTGGCCCGAGCTGGGCGACGGACTCATCGGACCGGACCACCTGTCGCTGGGCGGGTTCGCCAAGGACCCGGCGACGGCGAACGCGCTACTCGCCACGGCGCTCTCGGTCCAGCCGCTCTAGGTCAGGCGACCGAATCTCCGAGCGGTTTCCCCTGGGTTACTGGGCTTTCGCGAAGATGATGTCGCGCGCGCGGAACGATGCTGGCTGTCCCACGAGCCCCTCGAGAACGAGCGTGTCCTCCCGGGTCTCGGCTTCCTGGGGCGCCGATTCGGCCAGTTGAGGCGAGGCCTGTACCAAGTCGAGGTTGCCGCTATCCAGGAGGTACCATGCGGTGTCGGGGGCAGTGCCTTTCACGAAGACGGTGAGCGCGTCTCCGTCCTGGCCGCTGGCGAATCGACTAACAACGGGTCTCAGCTCACCGACACGAGTGGCCAGAGATGCGGGCGTCTCAAGGGTGAGGAGGCGCTCGGCGAGCCGCAGCGTGATCGGGCGGGTTGCGAACGATTGGAGAGAGAGAACGCCGTCCACCCGAGGCGCGTCTTCCGGAAGTACCGCCTCTATGTCCCACACCGCGATCCGTGGGTGTTCGAAGGGGACACCTTCGATATGCAGTGTCACCGAGTTACAGAACGCGA
Proteins encoded:
- a CDS encoding aspartyl protease family protein, which codes for MDAFPLTIGRRSIVLLAATHWLVLLGCDAAGGDTGSEDERVLAPPGAAVDVTLNPYIGRLVTVEVMVQSDTARLILDTGGGNTLISPELAERIGCSPTGRSVGFRMSGERVDFAFCNSVTLHIEGVPFEHPRIAVWDIEAVLPEDAPRVDGVLSLQSFATRPITLRLAERLLTLETPASLATRVGELRPVVSRFASGQDGDALTVFVKGTAPDTAWYLLDSGNLDLVQASPQLAESAPQEAETREDTLVLEGLVGQPASFRARDIIFAKAQ